CGCTTCGAGCACTGGAAGGGGGAACTGCAGCTGCTGCCCCTTCCCCTGAAACGCGCACTGCCCAGTGCCTACCAAGGCATCAGCCCAGCCCTGGCGCGGCAACTGGTGGCTGGGCTCGGTGATGACCTGCTCAGCCAACCCGTCCAGGAGCTGAGCGACACGAGCTGGCAGCATCTCTGGGAGCGCTGGCAGCAGTGGCTTGAGGCGCTGGAGGAGGAACGCTTTGGCTTCCGCCTGGAGGAGGGCGGGGGGTACTGCTGCTGGGCAACCGGCGGCTCAGCCACCAGCCTGAATGCCGAACTGGCGGCCTATCACCAGAACCGCCTGCAGGCCCGAACCTTCAGCCAGCGTCAGCAGAGCCTCAAGCAGCGCCTCGAGCGGGCCCTCGAGCGTGAGCGCCAGCAACAGCAGCACCAACGGTCGCTCCTCGATCAAGTCGAAAGCAGCGATGGCCTCCAGGAGCAGGCCGACACCCTGCTCTGCCAAGCCAACCCCAGCCGAGAGACGATCAACGAGGCCCAAAAGCTCTACAAAAAAGCCAGGCGCCTGCGGCGCTCCGTCGCCTCCATCACCCCCAGGCTGGCGCAGCACCAACAGCAGATTGATCAGCTGGAGGACAGCCTGACCTTTCTGGAGTTGATCCAGCTGGAATGCGACCGGGACCCGCGAAGCGGGCTTCAGCAGCTCAAAGCGCTCGAGGAGGACAGCGAGCGGCTCTGGCAACGCCAACCGACGAACCGCAAGGAACGCCGGCGGCCGCAGGGGGATCCATCCCCCTTGACCCTGACCAGCTCGCGGGGACTGACGATCCAGATCGGCCGAAACCACCGCCAGAACGAATGGATCAGCCTGCAGCAGGCGCGCAAGGGGGATCTCTGGTTTCACGCCCAGGAGTGCCCCGGAAGCCACGTGGTACTGAAAAGTTCAGCCGCTCCTGCGGAGGAGAGTGACCTGCAGGCGGCGGCCAGCCTCGCGGCCCACTTCAGCCGTGCCCGCGGCAACAGACAAGTCGCCGTCGTGATGACCCCCTGCGAGCAGCTGCAACGCATTCCTGGAGCCGGTCCAGGGACCGTGCGGCACCGGGGCGGCGAGGTCCTCTGGGCGAACCCCGAGGGCGCCGAAGCGCTCCTGCGCGGCAAACCCCTTAGCCTCTAAGGCAATGAGCGATCAACCCCAGTCCCAAGGCGATCGCTCGGGTTCGGACGGCGCACCGAGCAGCGCTGGATTAGCGCCGCCGCCGCCCATCCAAGTTCCTGCGGCAGCGCCCGAGACGGCAGCCGTCGAAGCCAACGAGGAGTTTCCCTCCGAGGTGGAAATGACCCTGGTAGGCCACCTCGAGGAGCTGCGCAGCCGCGTTCTGCGCAGCCTGCTGGCGGTGGTGGTCGGCGCCGCCGCCTGCCTGCTGTTCGTACGGCCGTTGGTGCGCCTGCTAGAGGTGCCGGCCAAGGGCATTCATTTTCTGCAGCTCGCTCCGGGGGAATTCCTGCTGGTGTCCCTCAAGGTGGCGGGGTACGCCGGACTCACCCTGGCCCTTCCCTATGTCCTCTATGAGGGCCTGGCCTTTGTGCTCCCTGGCCTGACCCGCAGGGAACAAAAGCTGGTGGCACCGGCCGTCGCCGGCTCAGCGCTGCTGTTTCTGGCCGGCCTGGCCTTTGCCTGGTGGGCCTTGGTGCCCGCCGCCTTGAACTTCCTCGTGAGCTACGGCGCCGATGTGGTGGAGCCGCTCTGGTCCATCGAGCGCTATTTGGACTTTGTCCTCTTGCTGATGGTGGCAACGGCGTTGGCCTTCCAGCTCCCCGTCCTGCAAATGCTGCTGGCGGCCCTGGGGCTGGTGCGCTCCGAGGCCATGCTCGGGGCCTGGCGATTTGTGGTGATGGCCTCGGCCCTGGCTGGGGCGGTGCTGACCCCTTCGACCGACCCCATCACGATGCTGCTGCTCAGCGGGGCCATCACGGCCCTCTACCTCGTGGGGGTGGGTCTGGCTCGGGTGGTCCAACGCCCCGCCTGATCTAGAGCAGAAATTCGCTCGCGCGACCCTCCGGCAGCTCCAGGGGCAGGGTCATGGCCTTCCCCAGACGGGGTTTATCCGTCGTGGTGGTCAGCCATTCACGCACCTGTCCGGCCACCCCTAAGCCGTTCAAGGTGGCGACGAGCTCGTCCAATTTGGCGGCGTACTGCTCGGCATCCAGGGGAAAGGATTGCTGCTCCAGGTAGGCCCACATCACCTGGAGATAGAGGCGTCCTCGACGGGACGTCAGCTGCAGGTCGTAGGAGGCCTGCCAGCGAGCCCGCAGGGTTTCAAGGATCTCCGCGCTCGCCAGGGGAGCGGCAGGTGACTCAGTCACGGGAAGGCAATCCAACGAACCGCGCAACAGCATGTTGCAGGCTTCGTCCACCTGCCTGCGATTCGGGCCCGTTGCGGGAACGACAAGGTCCATAATGGCCCCCACGTCGTTGTGGCAGCCGGCCGCCCCGTATGACCCAAATTCCAGCGAGCGCCTCGAACAGTGATGTCCCTGGAATGGGTCGCCGGCAGTTCATGAATCTGCTGACCTTCGGTTCTGTGACCGGAGTTGCACTGGGCGCCCTTTATCCGGTTGCCAACTACTTCATCCCCCCCAAGGCCGCTGGCTCCGGCGGTGGTACTGCTGCCAAGGATGAGCTGGGCAACGCAGTGACCGCCAGCGGTTGGCTGAGCACCCACCGTGAGGGTGATCGCAACCTGGTCCAAGGCCTGAAGGGCGATCCCACCTACCTGGTGGTCGAAGGCAGCGATGCCATCGGCAGCTACGGCATCAATGCCATCTGCACGCACCTCGGTTGCGTCGTGCCCTGGAACGCTGCTGCGGACAAGTTTATGTGCCCTTGCCACGGCTCGCAGTACGACGCCACCGGCAAGGTTGTCCGCGGCCCTGCACCCCTCTCCCTGGCCCTGGCTCACGTCTCCGTCGAGAACGACAACGTGTTCCTGAGCCAGTGGACCGAAACTGATTTCCGCACCGGCGAGAAGCCCTGGTGGGTTTGATCTCCTCCCCAACCGTTCCCCTCTCGCCCCAACGCCCCATGCGTCGCTCCCTCTCCCTGCTGCTGAGTTCGGTTCTGGTTCTCGGCGCCCTCTTCTTTGCTCCTCAAGCCAGCTGGGCCTATCCCTTCTGGGCTCAACAGCAATACGACTATCCGCGGGAAGCCACCGGCAAACTGGCCTGCGCCAACTGCCACCTGGCGAAAAAGCCCACCCAAGTGGAACTGCCTCAAGCGGTTTTCCCCGATGAGGTGTTCAAGGTTGAAGTCGAAATTCCCTACGACACAAGCGTTCAGCAGGTCGCTGGCGACGGCTCTGCCACCGGCCTGAACGTCGGTGCCGTTGTGATGCTTCCCGACGGTTTCAAACTCGCTCCTGCTGATCGTCTGACTGACGAACTCAAGGAAGAAACCGAGGGTGTCTACGTCACCACCTGGGACGAAGAGAACCCCAACATCCTTCTCGTCGGCCCTCTTCCCGGCGACGATCACCAGAAGATCGTCTTCCCGATCCTCTCGCCCGATCCCGCAGCCGACAGCAACATCCATTTCGGCAAGTTCCAGCTCCACGTGGGCGGCAACCGCGGCCGCGGCCAGGTCTATCCCACTGGTGAGAAGAGCAACAACGGCGTGTTCAACGCCTCCGCCGCTGGCACCGTTGAAGCCATCAACGCTGGCGATGCGGGCGCTTCCGTTGTGGTCATCAAGACCGCCGACGGCAACAGCGTCAGTGACACCATCCCCGCTGGCCCCACCGTCACCGCCAAGGTGGGTGATGTCGTGGCCGCCGGTGCTGCCCTGACCAACGACCCCAACGTGGGTGGTTTCGGTCAACTGGACGCTGAAGTTGTTCTCCAAAACCCTGTCCGCATCTACGGCCTGCTGGCCTTCTTCGCCGCAGTGGCTCTGGCCCAGATCATGCTTGTTCTGAAGAAGAAGCAGATTGAAAAGGTGCAGGCCGCCGAAGGCGTTTGATGTCCCTCGCTGTATTCACCTCTCCGGGCCCCCTGCTGTTTCAGCTGGGGCCTTTTTCTTTGCGTTGGTATGGACTGCTAATCGCCATTGCGGTGCTCTGCGGTCTCGCCCTGGCCACCCGGCTTGGCAAAGAACGGGGGATCGATTCAACGCTCATTGCCGATCTCCTGCCGCTGCTGGTGCTGGCGGCCGTGGTCGGTGCGCGGATCTACTACGTCAGCTTTGAGTGGCGTCAGTACCGCTTCAATTGGCTGGATGCCCTGGCGATTTGGCGTGGTGGCATCGCCATCCACGGAGCCCTGATCGGAGGAACCTTGGCTGTGATCCTTTACAGCCGTTGGCGCAAGATCGCCTTCTGGAATCTCCTGGATGTCCTCTTGCCCTCCGTCGCCCTGGGACAGGCGATCGGCCGCTGGGGGAACTTCTTTAATTCCGAGGCGTTTGGCCTTCCGACCGACCTGCCCTGGAAATTGACCATCCCGTTTTCGAACAGGCCGGTTGAATTCCTCGATCAATCCACCTTCCACCCCACGTTCCTCTACGAGTCGATCTGGAACCTGGGGGTGCTGCTGCTGTTGCTCTGGCTGTTTCGCAGGGGGATCGAGGGGCAAATCAAGCTTCCTGCAGGGGCCCTGAGCTGCGTTTACCTAATGAGCTACAGCTGCGGACGGCTCTGGATTGAAGGGCTGCGGATCGATCCGCTCTGCCTGATGGGGACACCGCCCTACTGCGCCGGAGGCCTGCGGATGGCGCAGGTCATCAGCCTGGCCCTGATCGCCCTCGGCGGTTTGGGGCTGTACTGGCTCTACGGCCGCAAGCGTGCCCTTCCCGATCCCAGCGGAGTGACCCCATGAGCGCCGCGACGGGCAAAGTTTGGATCGTGGGTGCCGGCCCTGGTGCCCCTGATTTGTTGACCCTGCGGGCAGCACGAGCGATTGAGCAGGCCGAGGTCTTGATCTGGACCGATTCCCTGGTCAACCCGCAGCTGGCCGCCATGGCGCCGGAGAGCTGCGAACGCATTCGCACCAGCACCCTGACCTTGGAAGAGGTGATGGGATTGATGCTGGATCGGGTCAAGGAAGGCAAACGGGTGGTCCGCCTGCACGACGGCGACACCTGCCTCTACAGCGCCCTCAACGAGCAGCTGTGCCGCCTGCTGGATGCCGAGGTGGACGTGGAAGTCGTCCCCGGGCTGAGCGCTTATCAGGCCACCGCCGCCCGCCTGAAGAGTGAACTCACGATTCCGGGCCTGGTGCAAACGATCGTGATTGGCCGCGCCGGTGGCCGCACGGGCGTTCCCGAAAGCGAAGCGCTCGAACGCCTGGCCTCCCTGAAGGCCTCCCTCTGCCTCTACCTGAGTGCCAGGCACGTGGAGGAGGTGCAGCGGGAGCTGCTGTTGCACTACCCACCCGAGACCCCTGTAGCGATTGGCTATCGAGTCAGCTGGCCGGATGAATGGATCAACGTTGTCCCCCTCAAGGACATCGACCGGGTGAGCCGCGAACGGGAGCTGATTCGCACGACGCTCTATGTGGTGAGTCCAGCGCTGGCGGCCCCGGGCGAGGCCCGCTCCAAGCTCTATTCAGCGAGCCACAACCACCTGTTCCGCGGCGGAGCCGAGTAGGCCTGGCGGGCCGACCATGATCTAAGCTCAGCTGGCGCGAACGATGAGCGCACGCGGGCGATTAGCACAGCGGTAGCGCACTTCCTTCACACGGAAGGGGTCACTGGTTCGAATCCAGTATCGCCCACTTGATTGAGTCCCTCAGCCGGCTGCAGTGTTCTGCGGTCGGCTTTTTTGTCGCCAGTACACCTCGATCAGCTGACGCTCAAGCTCAGCCCAACCGCTTCCTCCACGTAGTGCTGGCAGGACTGCAGGCTCCAACGCTCCAAGTTGAGGTCCACCTCAGCGGTGAGGGGCATCAGTTGAATCGCAATGCCGTTCTCGCCATGGGCCTTGAGCACACAATCGGCAATCACCTTCTGGGGACGACGGTCCATCGCCACGGCCAAGCGCAGCAGCAACGCCATCGATGAGACGGTGCGGCGCTGATCCCGTCCTTCGATCAGCTGCCAGGACTCGTGACGCTTTTTCGGAAGGGAACGGCGGTGGTAACGGGCAATCGCCGCCACCATCAAATGCTCGCTGTCGGAGTAGCCCAGCAGATCGCCGTGGCGGACGAGATACCAGGTGTGTTTGTGATACGCACCGACATTGATGTGCTGGCCGCAGCTGTGCAGCATCGCCGCGGCCCAGAGCAACTGACGACCCTGACCATCGTCCTGGTGCAGGAGGCCCTGGCTTTGGTCGTAGAGACGCAGCGCCAGAGCCGCCACCCGTTCAGCCCGGGGGACGTCCACCCCATAGCGCTGGGCTTGGTGCAGAACCGTGCGCTGACGAATGCTGCTTTGAAAGGCGAAGCGATCAACGATCAAATCGTTGCGCAGCATCCAATCGACAATCAGCCCCTCACGCAGCGCCCGTTCACTGATCACCAACTCCTCGGCGCCGATCATCCCCATCGCCGTCTGCAGGATCAGCGCACCGGGCACGATGATCTCGGCGCGGCGTTCATTCAAGGCAGGGTGGGCCTTGCGCTCCGCAGGCGTCATCGCCAAGAGGCGATCGACAATCTCATCCAGTTTGTGCCGCGAGACCCGGTAGCCCTGCATCCGCAGGGGCGGACGGGCCTCGTCCGCGGCAGCCATCGCGGCAATGGCCATCGCCGTTCCACTGGTGGCCACCAAAACCGGCTGCTTGCCCAGGCGCTTGAGTCCTTGCCGCAGTTTCAGCACAGCGGGCTCGAGCGCCCCCTGGATGAAGGCCCGCAGGAAGGTGACGCGCTTGGCCGGGATCGGATCGTCCTGGACGAAGTCCCGCTGCAGGCGGACCGCACCAATGCGGGTGCTGGTCAAGGCGTGGGAGTCGGAGCCGTCCGCCAGCACCAACTCGGTGGAGCCCCCGCCGATGTCGATGATCACGTGGGGCTGGTCCCCAAAGGACATCCCGGAGAGGACGCCCAGGTAGATCAATCGCGCTTCTTCCGGGCCGCTGACGAGATCGACCGCCAAGCCCAGTTGTTCCTGAATCGATTGCAGAAACTCCCGGCCATTGGGGGCTTCACGAACCGCGCTGGTGGCGGCCGTGACGACATCACCAGGGGCCACACCATGGCTGGCCGCCAACTCACGGCAATGGCGCAGGGTCGTGAAAGCTCGCTCAATCGCTTCCGGGGAGAGATCTCCGCTGACCGGATCGCGCTCCCCCAATCGGGTGGTTGATTTTTCAGTGAGCACCACCGAGAAGCTGCGCAGCTCGGGATCGACGCTGGCGATCAGCAGGTGGATCGAGTTGGTGCCGATGTCGATGCCGGCGACCTGACGTGGGGCACCTCTGCGGAGCTCACTCACAGACCAATCTCTGGCGCTGAGCCACTTTCGCACTGGCCTTTAGGGTGCGGGCAACTTTTCCACTGCTGACCGTGGCTGCCGACAGCAAGGGCCTGGGATTGCTGCTCCGGGCTTGGCTGGGTCTGCTGCGCTGGGACAAACCCAGCGGTCGCTTGATCCTTCTGATTCCTGCGGGATGGAGCCTCTGGCTCCAGGGCGAGACCCCCCCCAGCCTTCCGCTGGTGGCAGCGATTGTGATCGGAGGCCTCGCCGTCAGCGGAGCCGGTTGTGTCGCCAATGACCTCTGGGATCGACGCATTGATCCCCAGGTGGAGCGGACCCGTCAACGCCCCCTCGCCAGTGGTCAGATCGGTGTCCCGGGAGCCGTCGTCCTGCTGCTGATCTGCCTGGTCGCCGCCCTGGCTGTCGTGCTGTGGGGTCTACCTGAAGCCCACTTGACCCTCTGCCTCCAGCTGGCGATCGCTGCCCTGCCTCCGGTGCTGCTTTACCCATCGGCGAAGCGCTGGTTTGCCTACCCCCAGGCAGTCCTGGCCCTGTGTTGGGGCTTTGCGGTCTTGATCCCCTGGGCCGCCGCCCGCGGCAGCCTGGACGGTGGCTGGCCCCTGCTCTGCCTTTGGCTCGCAACGGTGCTCTGGACCTTCGGTTTTGACACGGTTTACGCCATGTCCGACCGCGACGACGACCGCGAGGTCGGGGTGCGCAGCAGCGCCCTCAGCCTGGGGGACCGTGCCCCCTTAGCGGTGGCCCTTTGCTACGGCAGCGCGGGCGGCCTGTTGGCGATCGCCTCCGCTCTGCAGGGCGTTGCCCCCTGGTTCTGGCTGCTCTGGCTGGTGGTGGTCGCTGGACAACTCAAGGAAGCCCTGGCCCTGCAACGGCCGCAGCTGCCGCGCTCGGCCTACGGCCAACACTTCAAACATCAGGTGCTGCTTGGGGCGCTTCTGCTGCTCGGCTTGGTGGCTGGACGGATCTGGGCATGAGTGAGCGCCCCTGGCCCAGACCACTGCAAGCCGGCGATCGCGTCCAACTCGCCGCGGCCAGTTCCGCCCTCCAAGGCGAGGCCATCAGCCGCCTGGAAGCAGGAATCCGTGTGCTCCAGCGCTGGGGCCTGGAGGTCGAGAACCATCCCAACCTTGAGCGTCATTGGGGGTACTACGCCGGCACCGACGCCGAACGCCGGGCCGACCTGCTGCCCAAGACTCCGCTGGTGGCCTGCGTCCGCGGTGGCTGGGGCTCGGCCCGGCTGCTGGAGCAGCCCCTGATGGATGCGTTCCTGGGGGCACCCGCCCACTGGCTGCTGGGTTTCTCCGATGTCACCTCCCTGCTCTGGGCCCGGCAGGCGGCAGGCCTACCCGGGGGCATCCACGGACCGATTCTCACCAGCCTGGCGGCAGAGCCCGCATGGAGCCAAGAGCGCCTGCGGGCTCTGCTGTTTGGGGAGCCACTCCCCTCTCTTGTGGGAACGCCCTGGCAGATGGGTCAAGCGGAAGGGCCCTGCCTGGTGGGCAATCTCACCGTCGCCACCCATCTGCTGGGCACCCCCCATCTACCAGACCTGCGCGGCGTGATCCTGCTGCTCGAAGACGTCGGTGAGGCGCCCTACCGGATCGATCGCATGCTCTCCCACTGGCGACTCAGTGGCGCCCTGCAGCAGGTGGCCGGGATTGGCTTTGGCAGCTTCAGCGACTGCGAATCCGATGAGGAGGACGCCCGTGATCCCGAGCGCTCCTTTGCCCTTGAGGCGGTCCTCCAGGAGCGCTGCGGCGACTTGGGGATCCCCTTGGTTGCGGGCTTGCCCTTTGGACACCAGTGCGGCAACGCGGCACTCCCCATCGGTCGGCGGGGCCGCCTGGACGGGGAGCGCGGTGAGCTGACCCTGCTTTAGCGGGCGGAGAGAACCGCCTCAGCGATCGTCAGATCAAAGGGCGTGGTGATCTTGATGTTCGAGGGGGAAGACTCCATCACCCGCACAGGCCAACCCAGGCGCTCAAACAGGGAAGCGTCATCGGTGACGCTCCAACCCTCCTGACGGGCTTGGGCATGGGCCTGACGCAACTGCTCGACCGGGAAACCCTGGGGGGTTTGGGCGCCCCAGAGGACAGAGCGATCCGGGGTGTCCTGAATCACGCCCTCGGCGTCGACCCGCTTGATCGTGTCCGTGACCGGTGCCGCCGCGATCACGGCCGCCCCGGCATCCACCGCGGCGGAACACCGATCCATCAGGGCCGGATCCACCAAGCAGCGCGCCCCGTCGTGGATCAAGACCGAGCGCGCCTCCGGCGGAAGGGCCGCCAGGCCGTTGCAGACCGAGTCTTGACGGGTGTCCCCCCCTTGGATCCACTGCACGGGCCGGTCGGGATTAGCCGCCTTCACAAGGGCCTCGATGTCAGGACGGTCCAGCTCTTGCCCCACCACCCCAATCCAGCGAATGCTGCTCGACGCCAGGGCCGCGTCCAAGGTCCAAGCCAGCACGGGACGTCCACTGACCTCGAGCAAGAGCTTGTTGCGCTCCGCACCCATCCGCCGACCGCTACCAGCACAGGCAATCAGCAGATGCATGACGCGCTCCTGAGGACTAAGTAATCCGACCTACATACAATCAGCCAGCGATCCGCTTCACACCCGCGCGACCATGCGAGTCCTCTTTTTGGTGCCGGGTGGGGTCAGTGATCAGCTGCAGGCCATTCCGGCGGCAGCCCAGGTCGCGCAAGAGCTGAAGGCCCAAATCCAGGTGGCCTGCTCCCCGGCCGCCGCCGCCGCTTGGTCCCTGCTCCCGGCCGTGGAGAAGGTGATTCCCTTCGCCTTTGACGACGGGCCGAGCCTGGCGGATTGGGCCAACCTGCTGGGGAACGTGCGCGAGCCCGACTTCCAAGCCTGCGTCAACCTCGCCAGCGGACGGCAGGTCGACCTGATGCTCTCGATGAGCCACATCCCCACTCGTGTGGCCGCCTCGGGCTTCTCCGCCACCGCGACCGTGACTCCGGGGACGGGGTGGGGAGCCCAAGCGCTCGCCCCCTACCTGCGTCAGCTGGGGATCAACCTGGACGCAAGCCAATTCCGCCTGTCCTTGCCCAAAGGTGCCCTGGAGCAAGCGGCCGCCGCGATGCCCAGCGGCCAAGGCCCCGCACTCCTGCTCGCCCCCTCCGGAGACCGTCAGGACTGGCCCACCGAACACTGGTCTGCTCTCCCCGACGCCATCCGCGGCAAATTGCCCGATCTGCGGGTGATCAAGGCCGGTGGAGCCAACCTGCTGCAACGGGCTGCCCAACTCGCGAGCTGTGATGTGGTGCTCAGCAGTGATCCCATCACCAGCCAACTGGCCCTACTGAGCAGCATGCCCCTGGTGGCCCTCGGCCAGGACCCGGCCGCCCTGCCGGAGCGTGCCGGGGTGCAAGCGGTGGGCCAAGCCGGAGCCCTGCACAACCTCAGCACCGCCGAGGTCTTGCAAGCCCTCGGCTTGGGATGAGACCGATGCGGCAGCGACCCCGTTCACTGCCGCGTCGACGCGGCCTGCTCAGCCCGATTCGCGCGTTGGTGGCCCAGCGCCCTTGGGCGGGTCCCATCCTGGCCCTCGCCGCCGTGGTCAATGCCGGTGCGGTTGGTTACCGGCTAGTTGAGGGCTGGGACTGGGGGGATTGCTACTGGATGGTGCTGATCACCCTCAGCACGCTTGGCTTTAGCGATGAGCACACCCAGCTGATCCACACCGGCGGCCGAATCGTGACCGCGCTGCTCCTGGTGGGCGGCCTCGTGGTGGTCCAGCAAACCATCCAAAAACTGCTGGAGTTGACGAACTCAGGCTACTTTCGCCGCATCCGCCAGCGGCGCTACCGCCAACAGCTGCAGCGATCGATGAATCAGCACGTCATCCTCTGCGGCTACGGCCGGATGGGCCGCGAAATCGCAGAGCAACTCAACGGAGAGAACATCCAGCTCTTGGTCGTTGAAAACGACAGCGATCGCATCGAAGAGGCCCAACAGCGCGGCCTGACGGTGCTCCAGGGGGACGCGACCCTGGACGAAACCCTGGAGGAAGCCGGCATCCACCGCTGCCGGGCGCTGGTGGCCGCGCTGCCCAGCAATGCCGCGAATCTGTACGTGATCCTCAGTGCCAGGGGACTGGCGCCGAGGGCACGGCTGATCGCCCGCTCCGACAGTGAAGAAGCGGAAGGAAAACTGCGCCTGGCCGGGGCCGACCAGGTGGTGAGTCCCTATGTCGCCGGCGGCCGGGCCATGGCCGCCACCGCCCTGAGACCGCTGGCGGTGACCTTCATGGACCTCTTGGCCGGTAGCGATTGCGAGGTGGATGAATTTCTACTCAGCGAGCATCCCGAAGACCTCGGCGAGCTCAACGGCGCCAGCCTCTCGGAACTGCAATTGGGCCGCCGCAGTGGCTCCCTGGTGCTCGCGATCCGCAACCCCGCCGCCAGCCAACTGAGCACGGGTGCCCCAGAACCCCTGATCGCCAACCCCGGCGGCGATGTCCGTCTCGGCCCCGGCCAATTGCTGGTGGTGATGGGCAGTAAGCGCCAATTGCAGCGCTTTGGTGAACTCCTCGGTCCGGCCCTGGCCGAGGTCAAAAACATGCCCGCCTAGCCTGGACCGACTTTTCTGCGTTCTCCATGGCG
This DNA window, taken from Synechococcus sp. LTW-R, encodes the following:
- the cobM gene encoding precorrin-4 C(11)-methyltransferase; translation: MSAATGKVWIVGAGPGAPDLLTLRAARAIEQAEVLIWTDSLVNPQLAAMAPESCERIRTSTLTLEEVMGLMLDRVKEGKRVVRLHDGDTCLYSALNEQLCRLLDAEVDVEVVPGLSAYQATAARLKSELTIPGLVQTIVIGRAGGRTGVPESEALERLASLKASLCLYLSARHVEEVQRELLLHYPPETPVAIGYRVSWPDEWINVVPLKDIDRVSRERELIRTTLYVVSPALAAPGEARSKLYSASHNHLFRGGAE
- a CDS encoding Ppx/GppA phosphatase family protein: MSELRRGAPRQVAGIDIGTNSIHLLIASVDPELRSFSVVLTEKSTTRLGERDPVSGDLSPEAIERAFTTLRHCRELAASHGVAPGDVVTAATSAVREAPNGREFLQSIQEQLGLAVDLVSGPEEARLIYLGVLSGMSFGDQPHVIIDIGGGSTELVLADGSDSHALTSTRIGAVRLQRDFVQDDPIPAKRVTFLRAFIQGALEPAVLKLRQGLKRLGKQPVLVATSGTAMAIAAMAAADEARPPLRMQGYRVSRHKLDEIVDRLLAMTPAERKAHPALNERRAEIIVPGALILQTAMGMIGAEELVISERALREGLIVDWMLRNDLIVDRFAFQSSIRQRTVLHQAQRYGVDVPRAERVAALALRLYDQSQGLLHQDDGQGRQLLWAAAMLHSCGQHINVGAYHKHTWYLVRHGDLLGYSDSEHLMVAAIARYHRRSLPKKRHESWQLIEGRDQRRTVSSMALLLRLAVAMDRRPQKVIADCVLKAHGENGIAIQLMPLTAEVDLNLERWSLQSCQHYVEEAVGLSLSVS
- the lgt gene encoding prolipoprotein diacylglyceryl transferase is translated as MSLAVFTSPGPLLFQLGPFSLRWYGLLIAIAVLCGLALATRLGKERGIDSTLIADLLPLLVLAAVVGARIYYVSFEWRQYRFNWLDALAIWRGGIAIHGALIGGTLAVILYSRWRKIAFWNLLDVLLPSVALGQAIGRWGNFFNSEAFGLPTDLPWKLTIPFSNRPVEFLDQSTFHPTFLYESIWNLGVLLLLLWLFRRGIEGQIKLPAGALSCVYLMSYSCGRLWIEGLRIDPLCLMGTPPYCAGGLRMAQVISLALIALGGLGLYWLYGRKRALPDPSGVTP
- a CDS encoding LD-carboxypeptidase codes for the protein MSERPWPRPLQAGDRVQLAAASSALQGEAISRLEAGIRVLQRWGLEVENHPNLERHWGYYAGTDAERRADLLPKTPLVACVRGGWGSARLLEQPLMDAFLGAPAHWLLGFSDVTSLLWARQAAGLPGGIHGPILTSLAAEPAWSQERLRALLFGEPLPSLVGTPWQMGQAEGPCLVGNLTVATHLLGTPHLPDLRGVILLLEDVGEAPYRIDRMLSHWRLSGALQQVAGIGFGSFSDCESDEEDARDPERSFALEAVLQERCGDLGIPLVAGLPFGHQCGNAALPIGRRGRLDGERGELTLL
- the petA gene encoding cytochrome f, which translates into the protein MRRSLSLLLSSVLVLGALFFAPQASWAYPFWAQQQYDYPREATGKLACANCHLAKKPTQVELPQAVFPDEVFKVEVEIPYDTSVQQVAGDGSATGLNVGAVVMLPDGFKLAPADRLTDELKEETEGVYVTTWDEENPNILLVGPLPGDDHQKIVFPILSPDPAADSNIHFGKFQLHVGGNRGRGQVYPTGEKSNNGVFNASAAGTVEAINAGDAGASVVVIKTADGNSVSDTIPAGPTVTAKVGDVVAAGAALTNDPNVGGFGQLDAEVVLQNPVRIYGLLAFFAAVALAQIMLVLKKKQIEKVQAAEGV
- a CDS encoding 4-hydroxybenzoate polyprenyltransferase is translated as MAADSKGLGLLLRAWLGLLRWDKPSGRLILLIPAGWSLWLQGETPPSLPLVAAIVIGGLAVSGAGCVANDLWDRRIDPQVERTRQRPLASGQIGVPGAVVLLLICLVAALAVVLWGLPEAHLTLCLQLAIAALPPVLLYPSAKRWFAYPQAVLALCWGFAVLIPWAAARGSLDGGWPLLCLWLATVLWTFGFDTVYAMSDRDDDREVGVRSSALSLGDRAPLAVALCYGSAGGLLAIASALQGVAPWFWLLWLVVVAGQLKEALALQRPQLPRSAYGQHFKHQVLLGALLLLGLVAGRIWA
- a CDS encoding NFACT family protein — translated: MAAQPLQAMDLTSLRAVLAELRPQLVPSRFEKAQQADGQTIHLGFRTFERRLWLELSWLAEAPRLLEIPAPPKQGDGSTLAQQLQHGLSGLALTGLRQEGWERVVELDFAPRPSEPAQRSLVLELMGRHSNLFLLDQDRRVVAVARQVRESQSRLRPISTGDVYLPPPPMGGRGPSRTERFEHWKGELQLLPLPLKRALPSAYQGISPALARQLVAGLGDDLLSQPVQELSDTSWQHLWERWQQWLEALEEERFGFRLEEGGGYCCWATGGSATSLNAELAAYHQNRLQARTFSQRQQSLKQRLERALERERQQQQHQRSLLDQVESSDGLQEQADTLLCQANPSRETINEAQKLYKKARRLRRSVASITPRLAQHQQQIDQLEDSLTFLELIQLECDRDPRSGLQQLKALEEDSERLWQRQPTNRKERRRPQGDPSPLTLTSSRGLTIQIGRNHRQNEWISLQQARKGDLWFHAQECPGSHVVLKSSAAPAEESDLQAAASLAAHFSRARGNRQVAVVMTPCEQLQRIPGAGPGTVRHRGGEVLWANPEGAEALLRGKPLSL
- the petC gene encoding cytochrome b6-f complex iron-sulfur subunit → MTQIPASASNSDVPGMGRRQFMNLLTFGSVTGVALGALYPVANYFIPPKAAGSGGGTAAKDELGNAVTASGWLSTHREGDRNLVQGLKGDPTYLVVEGSDAIGSYGINAICTHLGCVVPWNAAADKFMCPCHGSQYDATGKVVRGPAPLSLALAHVSVENDNVFLSQWTETDFRTGEKPWWV
- a CDS encoding DUF3067 family protein, with translation MLLRGSLDCLPVTESPAAPLASAEILETLRARWQASYDLQLTSRRGRLYLQVMWAYLEQQSFPLDAEQYAAKLDELVATLNGLGVAGQVREWLTTTTDKPRLGKAMTLPLELPEGRASEFLL
- the tatC gene encoding twin-arginine translocase subunit TatC, with amino-acid sequence MSDQPQSQGDRSGSDGAPSSAGLAPPPPIQVPAAAPETAAVEANEEFPSEVEMTLVGHLEELRSRVLRSLLAVVVGAAACLLFVRPLVRLLEVPAKGIHFLQLAPGEFLLVSLKVAGYAGLTLALPYVLYEGLAFVLPGLTRREQKLVAPAVAGSALLFLAGLAFAWWALVPAALNFLVSYGADVVEPLWSIERYLDFVLLLMVATALAFQLPVLQMLLAALGLVRSEAMLGAWRFVVMASALAGAVLTPSTDPITMLLLSGAITALYLVGVGLARVVQRPA